The following is a genomic window from Aquificota bacterium.
CTTGTACAGGTCCTTCTTTAAAAGGTGCAAGCCTTACTTTTAATTTCAAGTTCTTTACAAACTTTCCTACAGTAATTTTTACTTTCAATCATACTTTCTTGATCGTTAATTACAAAAAACTTTCCGTCAAAATCATACACTTTAGCCCTGCAATAATCCTCTTTCTTGCCATATATGGAGTATTCATAAACTTTTAGTTTTTCCTCAAGCTTTACATTGTAAGAATACCTTCCAGCGCCTCCTGTACCAACCAAAAATATAGCATCTTTGTATTTATCTCCATCTTTAATTTTAGCAACTTGAAAATTGTTGTCTTTATAAATTAAAAGAACTGTAAGGTCCGTTGTGGCACCCATACTTGCAAAATGAACCAAAATTAGATTTTTAGACCTACCCACAATGAAGGGCTTTTCAAAAAGGTTGTCGCTCCTGATTATAAACTCAGAACTCCTATAGTTGCTAAAGGACTTTTTTATGAATTCTTTTAACTTATTTTCGTCAATCTCCGGCTGGGACATAGAAAAGCCAAAAAATAGGAAAAGGATAAAAAGAAGCCTTGTAAAAACCATAGGTATAATTTTACACCTATCCTTTTCTTTTACGCACTAAAACATCTTTAAAAAGAAGATAAAAGATAGGAACACTTCCCAACAGGGCCCAAAGGCCAGCTAAAAATAGGGTGGAGCCAAAGGCATCAGATAGGGCATAGAGGCTTTGAAGCTGGTAGAAGAGGGCTTGTGCCTTTTCTTGAGACTGATGGGTGAGGAGGCTAAGTTCTTGAGACCACCTTTGGATATGCATCTGGACCCATTGTATATTTTGCACTTCTGTGCTTCTTTGGAAGTTTTCTGTAGCAAACCTTTGAAGGTCGTTGGTGGCCAAGGCTGTACCAAAGGAGCCTCCCACAAAGCGTATGTAGTGCATAAGGCTAACTCCAAATGTAGTTTTTTCTCCCAAGCTCCTTAGGGCCATCTGGGTTATGGGAGCAAAGAAAAAGCCCATGCCCACACCCATAAGGGTAAGGTATAGGATGGCCGTATGCCTTGGAGTAAAGTAGTTTAGACTTGGAAGTAGTAGGAAGTTAACAAGGAGATAGCTAAGGGTGGCTATGTAGAGGGCTAATTTGGGGGATTTTTTGTCAGATATTAGGCCTGCCACGGGAGATAGAAAGCCTATGGCGAGGGCCATGGGGAGGATGGCAAGGCCTGCCTGAAGGGTGGTATAGCCCTTTAACTTTTCAAAGTAAAGGGGAATAAGGTAAAAGACCTGATACATGGAAAAGCCAAGCACAAAGCAATAGACCCAAAGAGCTATCAAAAACTCCCTTATCTTAAAGAGGGAGTAATCTATTAGCCTGTTTTTGGAAAGGGTCTCCCACAAGAAGAAGAGTAAAAGTGAAAAGACAGAAAGGATAGTAAGGTAAAGGATAAAGTCGCTGGAAAACCAGCCCTCCTTTTGGCCCCTTGAGAGGACTATAAGAAGGCTAACGGTAAAGCTTGTCAAAAATATATAAGACAGAGGGTTAAGTTTTACCTTGTGCTGTGGCCTGTAGTCCTTTAAAAAGAAAAAGGCCAAAGCAAAGTTAAAAATGCCTATGGGTAGGTTTATGTAAAAGATCCATCGCCAGTCTATATGTTCTGTTATCCATCCGCCCAAGGTAGGCCCAAGGGCTGGCGCAAAGCTGACTCCCAAGCCGTATATGCCCATGGCAAGGCCCCTTTTCTCTGGCGCATAGGCGGAAAAGAGAAGGGCCTCTGCACTTACCACAATGAGAGATTCTCCAAAGCCTTGCACTGTCCTTGAGGCTATCATCCACTCCAAGGATTGGGCTTGACCGCAGAAAAAGGAAGCTGTGGTAAAAAGGAAAAGGCCCAAGAGAAATACCTTCTTTAGGCCCATTATGCCCTCCAGCCACTCTACCAAAAGGATGGCGCTTGCGGCTGAGGTCATGTAAGCTGTTATTACCCATTGCACGCCGTAGAGGTCCGTAGAAAGGGGTGCTATCATCTTTGGCACCACAATCTCCACAATGGTTGTGTCCAAAATGGCCATAAAAACGCCAACCATCAAAGAAAAGGTCAGTATAATCCTCTCTGCCGAGCTTAAGGTTTCATGAAAGGGCCTCATTCCCTCTTTATCTCCACCCTTCCACCCATGCCTACCCTCAAAAGGCTAAGGTCTCCTTTTGTGATACTTATCTTTACCGGTATCCTTTGGACCACCTTTGTAAACTCTCCGGCAGATATGTCCCTTGGCACAAGGGCAAAGGTAGCGGCGGAAGCTGGGCTTATCTCCTCCACCACACCTTCAAAAACCACCTTTGGATAGGCGTCAAGCCTTATGTAGGCCTTTGAACCTACCTTTACACCCCTTAGCTTGTCCTCCTCCAGCAGAACCTCCACATAGTAGGAATTTTCCTTTATGAGGCTAAAGGCGGGCTGGCCAGCTTTTACCGTATCTCCCACGCTTACAAACCTCTTTGCCACAATACCATCAAAGGGGCTAACCAAAACAGTTCTTTTCAGGTCCAGACTTGCCTTCTCAAGCTTAGCTTTTAAGCTTTTTAACTCTCCCTCCATAGCCTCTATCTTTTTGTCAAGCTCTATAAGGCTTAGCTCTTCTACCTTTGCCATGCCATACTCCTTCTCAAGCCTTTGGATGGAAATGTTCAGCTCCTTTATGTTGGCCTCAAGGGCAGAAAGCCTTGAAAGAAATACCTTATACTGAGTATCTACCTGCTCAAACCTTTGGCTTGGCACAAGCCCTTTTTCTAATAGATTCTTTAACCTTTCCCTGTCCTTGGAGAGCTGTTCAAGCTGTGCTTTTATCTCCTCCCTTTGGCCCAAAAGGGCCCTCTTCTTTTCTTTTAGCTCCTCCGCAGAGTCCTTAACTGCACCCACCCTTAGGCCCACCCGCTTGGCAAGCTTTTCTCTCTGAACCTTTAAGGCTAATATCTGAGCTTCCATGGAGCTTATGCTATTTTCCAGACCTTTCACTGCTATTTTGTAGTCCGTGTCTTCAAGCCTTGCCAAAGGCTCACCAGCCTTTACCCTGTCCCCCACATCCTTATAAACCTCTACCACCCTACCATCCACCTCAAAGGCCACACTGCTCATGCTGTCTGACTTTACAAAGACCGCATCGCTTATGGCGTAGTCCATCCTATGCTTTATCCATCGGTAGGAAAAAAAGGAAAAGACCAAAAGCAAGATTATAAGGATGGTAATCCCCAGTCTCTTCATAGCTCTCCCGCCTCTCTTAAAAGTTCAAAGTAAGCCTTAAGAAGATCATAGTAGGCTATGACCTTTGCCTTCCTTGCCTGGGTTAGGCTTGCCTCCGCACCTAGCAGGTCCGTACCGCTTATTATTTGGTTTCTGTATTGCTCAAGGGATAGCCTGTAAAACTCTTCCGCAAGCCTTAGGTTTTCCTCGGCCACCCGTAGGTTATCCCTTGCGGTAAGAAGCCTCTCATAGGCAGACTTTATGCCCAAGGCTATCTTTTCTGCAAGGTCCTTTAGCTCCTCCTTGGACTTTTTTTCTTCCTCCACATAGGACAAGGCCCTGTAGTAAGAGCTAAGGGCATTAAAGCTTAGGCTTACACCAGCACTAAGGGTGAAAAAGCCCTTGGGGTATATGTTGGGGTTTTGGTCTGAATAGTTGTATAGAGCTTCCAAAAAGGCCTTTGGATAAAAGGCAGAAAGCTCAAGCCTTCTTTTTAGCCTTGCCACTTCCATGCTCTCCTTTGCCAGCCTTAAGGCTGGCCTTTGGACCATAGCCTTATCTATGAGTTCTTTTAAATCTGGAACCTCCACCTGACTTTTTATAGGCTCTAGCTCCTTTAGTCTCTCTTCCTCTATGCCCGTGAGCCTTGAGAGGTTTGCCAAGGCTATGCGGTAGTTTCCTTCTGCCTGTCTTAGGTCCCTTTCCACCTCTGCCAGTTTTACCTTTGCCTGAAGCACGTCCGTGATGGCCACAAGGCCCTCCTTATAAAAGGCCTCCCTCTGTCTTAGGTCCGCCTCTATGGCCTCCTTTTGCTTTTTTATAACTTCTATTTGGTCCAAGGAAGATAGCACCAAAAGGTAGGCCTTTATTACCTCAAGCCTTAGGTCCAATAAGGCTTCTTTGTACTCTTCTTCTGAGATCTTTAAAAGCCTCTCTGATATGGCCACCTTGGAAGACCTTTGGCCCCCATCAAAGATCATCTGCCTTATGCCGGCCTGAAAGCTCTGGTATGTATCCTTTGAACTCTCCACCACAAGAGGCGGAAGGCCTCCAAAGGCTGGTATGCTTATGGACTGCCTCTCCGACTGCCAAGAAAACTTGTAGTTTAATAAAAACTCTGGATAATAAAGGCCTTTGTCCGCCCTTAGCTGTAGCTTGGCCGACTCTATGGCATACCTCTTGGAAAGAAGGCTTGCGTTCTTCTCTTCTGCAGACTTCAAAAGCTCCTCAAGGCTAAGGGAAAAGGAGAGGCTAAAAAGACAAAGCAAAAGTCCTACAACCCACATTTTAAACCTCTAAAGATAACATCAAGCCCCTCTTGTGCTTCTTGAAGTATCTCCTCAAGCCCTGCGTTGTTTAAAAGCAATCTTTCCATATACAAGAGCCTCATATAGCCTACGATGAGATTGACCAAGGTCCTCACACTTCCACATCTAAACTCATCCTCTTTGTAGCCCTTTTCCACCATCTTGGTTAGCAAGGCTACAATATCCTCCATGTGCCTTTTGTGAAGCCTTTTAAACTCCTCCCTGTTGCAAAGGAGCTCAAAGAAAAAGACATAGGCTATGTGCCTGTCTTGATAGCATTCTATCAAAAAGTCCCTTATGTGGCCCCTTATCATCTCCTCCGCAGAAAGGCCCTTATTTAGCCACCTTCTCATTATCTCTTTTGTCCTCTCTGCCATGCTGTTTATGAGCTCTTCCATAAGCTGGTCCTTGCTCTTAAAGTAGAAGTAAAAGGCTCCCTTTGAAAGGCCCGCATGTTTCACTATGTCCTCCACAGTGGTGTGGTTATAGCCCTTTTTGGAAAATAGCTCCTTTGCCGACTGGATTATCTTTTCTCTTGTGCTCATCTTGTTAACCTCTCAAGCCTTGCGAGGCTTGTATTGTAAAGGTAAAGGGTATAGTAATAGCTTTCAAGAAGGCTGTTGTAGTTGTTTATAGCATCAAGCACCTCCAGCTGGTTTGCCACACCAAACTTATACCTTTCCGTGGATAGCCTCAAAGATTCTTTTGCAGACTCAAGAGAAAGCTCAAGGGCATTGAGCTGTGCTTTCAAAGACCCAAGGTCAAGGAGTGTCTTCCTTAGCTCTGCCCTCTGGCTTGTCTCAACATCTTTCAAGTTTTCCATCTGTTTTAGCACATCAAGCTTGGCTTGCGCCACATTGGCCTCCCTTGCAAAGCCGTCAAAGATCTTGTAGTTAAACCTCACTCCAAAGGTGTAGCCCTCCACCATTTTGTCGCTACCCCCCAACCTTGCAGTGTTTCCTTGATAGGTGGCAAAGGCAGAAAGGCTTGGATAGTATTGGGTCTTTTGCACCTCCACTGCTTTTTCAAGCACTTCAAGGCTCTTTTTTGCAACTTTTATAGTGCTGTTGTTCTCCAAAAGCTTCTCATAGTCCTCTTGCTTGTATTCTATGGCTTTTAGCTCTCCCTCCGGCTCTATGTCCTCCCCTTCATACTTGAGAAAGCTTTTAAAATCCTCAAGGCTCTTTTTGTAATCTGCCACAGCCTTTTCAAAGTCTGCCTTTACCTTTTCAAGCTGTGCCTTTGCCCTCATTAGTTCCACCTTGGGCAAAATGCCCGCCTCAAACTTTGTCTGCGCAAGCCTTAGGTTCTCTTCCCAATAGCGCAAGTTCTCCTGAGCTATTTTTACCACCTCCTTTTTGTAAAGAAGAGCATAAAAGAGCTGTTTTGTTTGAAACTGTACCTCCCTCAAAACATCCTCATAAACAAGCCTTTGTAATTCTTCTTGATTCCTTGCAAGGCTTAAGCCCTCAAAGACAGACTTGTCAAAGATGGCTTGGTCAAGCTCAAAGGTGTAGCTGTGTCTGTTTTTTGGAGTGAAGCCAAAGGCGAGCTCTCCTCCAAGCCTTGTATAGCTGTAAGAAAAGCTAAGCTGTGGCAGTATGCCAGCCCTTGCCTTTTTTATGTTCTCCCTTGCCTTTTCTATGTCCAAAAGTGAAAGCTTGGAGGATGTGTGGTTTTTTATGGCAAGCTCCAAGGCCCTATCAAGGGTCAAAGAAAAGACAAAGGAAAAGCTCATCAAAAGCCAAAGCACAAACCTCATCTTACCTCCACCTTCATACCCTGCTGTAGCACATAGGCATTGTCAAGGGCTATCTTATCTCCCTCTTTTAGACCTCCCTTTACATACACCATACTACCCTGGCCCTGCTTTAGCACCTCCACCTCCACCGCTTGGGCCACACCATTTTCTATGCGCCAAAGGATGTTTTTGTTTCCCTGAAGGACCACAGCCCTCTCTG
Proteins encoded in this region:
- a CDS encoding DHA2 family efflux MFS transporter permease subunit, coding for MRPFHETLSSAERIILTFSLMVGVFMAILDTTIVEIVVPKMIAPLSTDLYGVQWVITAYMTSAASAILLVEWLEGIMGLKKVFLLGLFLFTTASFFCGQAQSLEWMIASRTVQGFGESLIVVSAEALLFSAYAPEKRGLAMGIYGLGVSFAPALGPTLGGWITEHIDWRWIFYINLPIGIFNFALAFFFLKDYRPQHKVKLNPLSYIFLTSFTVSLLIVLSRGQKEGWFSSDFILYLTILSVFSLLLFFLWETLSKNRLIDYSLFKIREFLIALWVYCFVLGFSMYQVFYLIPLYFEKLKGYTTLQAGLAILPMALAIGFLSPVAGLISDKKSPKLALYIATLSYLLVNFLLLPSLNYFTPRHTAILYLTLMGVGMGFFFAPITQMALRSLGEKTTFGVSLMHYIRFVGGSFGTALATNDLQRFATENFQRSTEVQNIQWVQMHIQRWSQELSLLTHQSQEKAQALFYQLQSLYALSDAFGSTLFLAGLWALLGSVPIFYLLFKDVLVRKRKG
- a CDS encoding HlyD family secretion protein, producing MKRLGITILIILLLVFSFFSYRWIKHRMDYAISDAVFVKSDSMSSVAFEVDGRVVEVYKDVGDRVKAGEPLARLEDTDYKIAVKGLENSISSMEAQILALKVQREKLAKRVGLRVGAVKDSAEELKEKKRALLGQREEIKAQLEQLSKDRERLKNLLEKGLVPSQRFEQVDTQYKVFLSRLSALEANIKELNISIQRLEKEYGMAKVEELSLIELDKKIEAMEGELKSLKAKLEKASLDLKRTVLVSPFDGIVAKRFVSVGDTVKAGQPAFSLIKENSYYVEVLLEEDKLRGVKVGSKAYIRLDAYPKVVFEGVVEEISPASAATFALVPRDISAGEFTKVVQRIPVKISITKGDLSLLRVGMGGRVEIKRE
- a CDS encoding TolC family protein — protein: MWVVGLLLCLFSLSFSLSLEELLKSAEEKNASLLSKRYAIESAKLQLRADKGLYYPEFLLNYKFSWQSERQSISIPAFGGLPPLVVESSKDTYQSFQAGIRQMIFDGGQRSSKVAISERLLKISEEEYKEALLDLRLEVIKAYLLVLSSLDQIEVIKKQKEAIEADLRQREAFYKEGLVAITDVLQAKVKLAEVERDLRQAEGNYRIALANLSRLTGIEEERLKELEPIKSQVEVPDLKELIDKAMVQRPALRLAKESMEVARLKRRLELSAFYPKAFLEALYNYSDQNPNIYPKGFFTLSAGVSLSFNALSSYYRALSYVEEEKKSKEELKDLAEKIALGIKSAYERLLTARDNLRVAEENLRLAEEFYRLSLEQYRNQIISGTDLLGAEASLTQARKAKVIAYYDLLKAYFELLREAGEL
- a CDS encoding TetR/AcrR family transcriptional regulator — translated: MSTREKIIQSAKELFSKKGYNHTTVEDIVKHAGLSKGAFYFYFKSKDQLMEELINSMAERTKEIMRRWLNKGLSAEEMIRGHIRDFLIECYQDRHIAYVFFFELLCNREEFKRLHKRHMEDIVALLTKMVEKGYKEDEFRCGSVRTLVNLIVGYMRLLYMERLLLNNAGLEEILQEAQEGLDVIFRGLKCGL
- a CDS encoding TolC family protein — its product is MRFVLWLLMSFSFVFSLTLDRALELAIKNHTSSKLSLLDIEKARENIKKARAGILPQLSFSYSYTRLGGELAFGFTPKNRHSYTFELDQAIFDKSVFEGLSLARNQEELQRLVYEDVLREVQFQTKQLFYALLYKKEVVKIAQENLRYWEENLRLAQTKFEAGILPKVELMRAKAQLEKVKADFEKAVADYKKSLEDFKSFLKYEGEDIEPEGELKAIEYKQEDYEKLLENNSTIKVAKKSLEVLEKAVEVQKTQYYPSLSAFATYQGNTARLGGSDKMVEGYTFGVRFNYKIFDGFAREANVAQAKLDVLKQMENLKDVETSQRAELRKTLLDLGSLKAQLNALELSLESAKESLRLSTERYKFGVANQLEVLDAINNYNSLLESYYYTLYLYNTSLARLERLTR